In Capsicum annuum cultivar UCD-10X-F1 unplaced genomic scaffold, UCD10Xv1.1 ctg58918, whole genome shotgun sequence, the genomic window GGAAGGACATCATGAGTTATAAGATCCACGTTCAAATGGTCAAGATATATAATGAGCAAATTCGTGATCTTCTTGCAGACGATCCTTTGCTTACTAAATATCCTTTCATTGTGATTTTTCCATAGTTTACATCAGATTTCATGAGTTAATTtgagacacttccaaggcataaAAGTTAAATAATTGCATCCTTAACTGTTCGTTCAAACATTGGAAATTAGAAGCTACATGAACGGAAACGGTCTACCTCTGCCTGATGCTAGCGTGCATCCAGTGAATTGCGCTAGAGATGTTATACATCTGATGAAACTTGGTGACGTGAACCGTGCTGTTGGCTCTATTGCCATGAACAACCGCAGTAGTCACTCACACAGTGAAGCTACGCACTTTCAAAGTTACTTTACTCAATTCCAATTGACAGACCAacttaataaagttaaataatgtTAATTTTCTTTACGTTGGCGTGAAATACTTGCAGTGTGCTGACTGTACACGTGTATGGTGAAGATACATCTGGAAACATAATCCATAGTTGCCTACATTTGGTGGATCTTGCTGGTAGTGAATGAGTTGACAAGTCGGAAGTTACTGGCGACGGCCTCAAAGAGGCACAACATATTAACAAGTCTCTCTCTTGCTTGGGTGATGTGATCACAGCATTGGCACAGAAGAACTCCCACATCCCCTATAGAAACAGCAAACTCACCTTACTCTTGCAGAACTCTTTAGGTTTGTGCAATTAGCTCGAGATTTCGCTCCTCCAGATATATCAACTTCTATGACTGGTCTAGAAACTTATTTGGCCAACGTTTTGGACGAGTGTTTTCTTTTCTAATGCTTTTTATGGTGTGTTTCAGGTGGACATGCAAAAATGTTGATGTTTGCTCATGTCAGTCCTGAAGGGGATTCCTTTGGAGAAACAATTAGTACTCTGAAGTTTGCACAGAGGGTTTCGAGTGTGGAACTTGGTGCACCTCGTTTAAATAAAGAGAACGTCAAAGTTTTAGAGCTCAAGGCAGAGGTAAAATACATCATTCTATGATATTATATGGTTAAATGTTGGTTACAAGACAGAAGTTTGCAGAACGTTGGATAATGATTCATTACATGATTACTGTTCACATCGTTGCAGATCGAGACCCTTAAAAAGGCGTT contains:
- the LOC124893406 gene encoding kinesin-like protein KIN-14L, coding for NIRVYCRIRPAFDAEVKTVVDFIGEDGSLVVIDPLKPWKDGRKIFDFNRVFGSSATQEDVFRDTKPLVRSVMDGYNVCIFAYGQTGSGKTYTMSGPGGDSTKKFGINQLALNALFLLSDERKDIMSYKIHVQMVKIYNEQIRDLLADDPLLTKLEIRSYMNGNGLPLPDASVHPVNCARDVIHLMKLGDVNRAVGSIAMNNRSSHSHSEATVLTVHVYGEDTSGNIIHSCLHLVDLAGSE